In candidate division KSB1 bacterium, the following are encoded in one genomic region:
- the hypA gene encoding hydrogenase nickel incorporation protein HypA — protein sequence MHEWALAEGVVATAIKVAQREGLREITEIRVKIGELQQTDMEIFEFALKEIVRPQTALLKRAKFVFEHEPAMLKCRVCAAEWPFKQSLQELDEGESESIHFLPETAHVYVRCPSCHSPDFEVTKGRGVWLESITGER from the coding sequence ATGCATGAATGGGCTTTGGCAGAAGGGGTTGTGGCAACCGCCATCAAGGTTGCTCAGAGAGAAGGGCTGAGGGAGATCACCGAGATCAGGGTCAAAATCGGGGAACTGCAGCAGACGGACATGGAAATCTTCGAGTTCGCGTTGAAGGAGATCGTCCGTCCGCAAACCGCCTTGCTGAAACGGGCCAAGTTTGTCTTTGAGCACGAACCGGCGATGCTCAAGTGCCGGGTGTGCGCCGCTGAGTGGCCTTTCAAGCAGTCGCTCCAGGAGTTGGATGAGGGAGAATCGGAATCTATTCACTTCTTGCCGGAAACCGCCCACGTGTACGTGAGATGCCCAAGCTGCCACAGCCCGGACTTTGAAGTCACAAAAGGGCGCGGCGTGTGGCTTGAATCGATCACCGGGGAGAGGTAG